A genomic segment from Neobacillus sp. YX16 encodes:
- a CDS encoding thiazole biosynthesis adenylyltransferase ThiF, giving the protein MNERYSRQVLFPGIGKDGQDKIRSKHVLMIGAGALGSGNAEILIRAGVGRLTIVDRDYVESSNLQRQQLYTEEDVAEKLPKAAAAEKRLKAINSDVEIQAIIGDATPAMLEDLVKDVDIIMDATDNFETRMVINDVSQKYQIPWIYGACVGSYGMSFSIIPGKTPCLNCLLRTIPMQGLTCDTGGIISPAVQMVIAHQSAEALKMLVEDWDAVRTSFVSFDLWRNQYTSLKMGKAKFAGCLSCGEDRTYPYLDQENMTKTTVLCGRDTVQIRPSTQGEVSLEKLAGQLSTLGYIVKGNPYLLSVEMGEERMVIFNDGRALIHGTKDLIHAKSIYQRILG; this is encoded by the coding sequence ATGAACGAACGATATTCACGACAGGTCCTCTTTCCAGGAATCGGAAAAGATGGACAAGATAAAATCCGTTCGAAGCATGTGTTAATGATTGGTGCGGGGGCGCTTGGTTCTGGGAATGCAGAGATCCTCATTCGTGCAGGGGTTGGCAGGCTGACGATAGTGGATCGAGATTATGTCGAATCAAGCAATTTGCAGCGCCAGCAGCTTTATACCGAAGAGGATGTGGCGGAGAAGCTTCCGAAGGCTGCTGCTGCAGAAAAGCGGTTAAAGGCAATCAATTCAGATGTTGAAATTCAAGCAATCATCGGTGATGCTACTCCAGCTATGCTTGAGGATTTGGTGAAGGATGTCGATATCATCATGGATGCCACCGATAATTTTGAAACGCGGATGGTTATTAATGATGTTTCACAAAAGTATCAGATACCGTGGATCTACGGTGCGTGTGTCGGCAGTTATGGGATGAGTTTTTCAATCATTCCTGGAAAGACCCCGTGCCTAAACTGTTTGTTACGGACAATCCCGATGCAGGGGTTAACGTGTGATACCGGGGGAATTATCTCACCGGCTGTCCAAATGGTCATTGCTCATCAAAGTGCCGAAGCACTCAAAATGCTAGTCGAGGACTGGGACGCGGTTCGAACTTCGTTTGTCAGCTTTGACTTATGGCGAAACCAATATACTAGTTTGAAAATGGGAAAAGCCAAATTTGCAGGCTGTTTATCGTGTGGCGAGGATAGGACTTACCCTTATCTCGACCAGGAAAATATGACGAAAACCACTGTTTTATGCGGGCGGGATACGGTGCAAATACGTCCATCCACTCAAGGGGAAGTATCGCTAGAGAAGCTGGCAGGACAGCTTAGTACACTTGGATATATTGTAAAAGGGAACCCCTATCTTTTATCAGTAGAAATGGGAGAGGAGCGGATGGTCATCTTCAACGACGGCCGTGCCCTCATTCATGGAACAAAAGATCTTATCCATGCCAAATCTATCTACCAAAGAATTTTAGGATGA